One genomic region from Pseudoduganella dura encodes:
- a CDS encoding TetR/AcrR family transcriptional regulator yields the protein MKVTKAQAQANRTHIVETASTLFREKGFDGVGVADLMAAAGFTHGGFYKHFGSKVDLMAESAACGTLQTAALLADVDIAEVVRLYLSREHRDARAAGCTMAALGGDAARQPTVVRATFAEGIERLSAALSAADTSMNGMDAERARARSLVILAQMVGAIIMSRACPDDSSLADEILASCRNELCSPDGQAQR from the coding sequence ATGAAAGTCACCAAGGCACAGGCGCAAGCCAATCGGACGCACATTGTCGAAACGGCTTCCACGTTATTCAGGGAGAAGGGGTTCGATGGGGTGGGCGTGGCTGATCTGATGGCCGCCGCAGGCTTTACCCATGGCGGCTTCTACAAACATTTTGGCTCGAAGGTCGATTTGATGGCGGAATCGGCAGCCTGCGGCACTTTACAGACGGCGGCGCTGCTCGCTGATGTCGATATTGCTGAAGTCGTGAGGCTGTATTTATCGCGCGAGCACCGCGATGCACGCGCAGCCGGGTGCACGATGGCTGCGTTGGGTGGAGACGCGGCACGGCAGCCAACTGTCGTTCGGGCAACATTCGCGGAGGGGATCGAGCGCCTGTCAGCTGCACTGAGTGCTGCAGATACGTCGATGAATGGTATGGATGCAGAGCGGGCGCGAGCGCGTTCCCTTGTCATCCTGGCACAAATGGTAGGCGCCATCATCATGTCGCGCGCTTGTCCGGACGATTCGTCCCTGGCCGATGAGATTCTCGCAAGTTGCAGGAACGAGTTATGTTCGCCAGATGGACAGGCGCAAAGGTAG
- a CDS encoding alkene reductase, whose protein sequence is MTSTSLFAPYVLGNLTLANRIVMAPLTRNRAGAGLVPSEFSATYYAQRASAGLIITEATQVSVQAQGYQDTPGLYTPEQIAEWRKVTDAVHAKGGRIFVQLWHVGRISHVDLQPGGAAPVAPSAIRAETKTFVNNGFADVSTPRALDLGELPGIVDDFRHAAANAIAAGFDGVEIHGANGYLLEQFIKDGANQRNDAYGGSIENRARLLLEVTAAVAEEIGPDHTGVRISPVSPANAISGSAPQPQYEYIVEQLSALGIVYLHVVEGATGGPRDAAPFNYDALRSRFKQTYLANNGYDLDLATAHLIEGKADLVAFGRAFISNPDLVERLQAGAPLSPLDPATLYGGGAAGYIDYPAISG, encoded by the coding sequence ATGACCAGTACATCGCTGTTCGCACCTTACGTCTTGGGCAACCTAACGCTTGCCAACCGCATCGTCATGGCACCGTTAACCCGCAACCGAGCTGGTGCCGGCCTGGTGCCGAGTGAATTTTCAGCGACCTATTACGCGCAGCGCGCCTCGGCCGGCCTGATCATCACTGAAGCCACCCAGGTGTCGGTGCAGGCCCAGGGCTACCAGGACACGCCGGGCCTTTATACGCCGGAGCAAATTGCCGAATGGCGCAAGGTCACCGACGCGGTACACGCCAAAGGCGGACGTATCTTCGTCCAGCTGTGGCACGTGGGCCGCATCTCGCACGTCGACCTCCAACCGGGCGGCGCTGCGCCGGTGGCACCTTCTGCCATTCGCGCTGAAACCAAGACCTTCGTCAACAATGGATTTGCCGATGTGTCGACGCCACGCGCGCTCGACCTTGGTGAGCTGCCGGGCATCGTCGACGACTTCCGCCACGCGGCGGCCAACGCCATTGCAGCCGGCTTCGATGGTGTTGAAATCCACGGCGCTAATGGTTATCTGCTGGAACAGTTCATCAAGGATGGGGCCAACCAGCGCAATGACGCTTACGGTGGCTCGATCGAGAACCGTGCGCGCCTGCTGCTGGAAGTTACCGCCGCGGTAGCTGAAGAAATTGGCCCGGACCATACCGGCGTGCGTATCTCGCCTGTCTCGCCAGCAAACGCGATCTCGGGCAGCGCCCCGCAGCCACAGTACGAATACATTGTCGAGCAGCTTAGCGCACTGGGCATTGTTTACCTCCACGTGGTCGAGGGTGCGACTGGTGGCCCGCGCGATGCAGCCCCCTTCAACTATGACGCGCTGCGCAGCCGTTTCAAGCAGACCTACCTGGCCAACAATGGCTACGACCTGGATCTCGCCACTGCCCATCTAATCGAAGGCAAGGCAGACCTGGTTGCCTTCGGCCGCGCGTTCATCAGCAATCCCGACCTGGTTGAGCGCCTGCAGGCTGGCGCTCCGCTGTCACCCCTTGATCCCGCTACCCTGTACGGTGGCGGTGCAGCGGGCTACATCGACTACCCTGCCATTTCCGGCTGA
- a CDS encoding SDR family NAD(P)-dependent oxidoreductase, whose translation MTRLPTVFITGASSGIGATYAERFARRGHNLVLVARDQARLETLAARLRADNGVTVDVLPADLTHPADLIAIETRLRDDDRIGILVNNAGLSQSGGFAQQSAGAIDGLVSLNITALTRLAAAVTPRFVQSGTGAIVNIGSVVGFLPEFGMAIYGATKAFVLFLSQGLHLELSPHGVYVQAVLPAATRTEIWERAGIDASTMPDMMEVGELVDAALVGFDRRETVTIPALHVAERWDALEGARQGLLSDLKQLHAAERYLRQG comes from the coding sequence ATGACACGACTTCCAACCGTTTTTATCACCGGCGCTTCCAGCGGTATTGGCGCTACGTATGCAGAGCGTTTCGCGCGCCGCGGCCACAACCTGGTGCTGGTCGCGCGTGACCAGGCGCGCCTCGAGACCCTGGCGGCGCGTTTGCGTGCCGACAATGGCGTGACCGTCGATGTGCTGCCAGCCGACCTGACACATCCCGCCGACCTGATTGCCATCGAAACGCGTTTGCGTGACGACGACCGCATCGGCATCCTGGTCAACAACGCCGGGCTGTCCCAGTCGGGCGGCTTCGCGCAGCAGAGTGCGGGCGCAATCGACGGCCTGGTCTCGCTCAATATTACGGCGCTGACGCGGCTGGCGGCGGCGGTCACTCCGCGGTTCGTACAGTCCGGTACCGGCGCGATCGTCAATATCGGTTCCGTAGTCGGCTTCTTGCCCGAGTTCGGCATGGCGATCTACGGCGCTACCAAGGCTTTCGTGCTCTTCCTGTCCCAGGGCCTGCACTTGGAGCTCTCCCCCCATGGCGTCTACGTGCAGGCTGTACTGCCGGCGGCGACGCGCACCGAGATCTGGGAGCGCGCCGGGATAGACGCCAGCACGATGCCCGACATGATGGAGGTCGGTGAACTGGTCGATGCCGCACTGGTCGGCTTCGACCGCCGTGAAACGGTCACGATCCCGGCACTGCATGTGGCCGAACGCTGGGATGCCCTTGAGGGCGCGCGGCAAGGGCTGCTGTCGGATCTGAAACAGCTGCATGCGGCCGAGCGCTATCTGCGCCAGGGTTGA
- a CDS encoding alpha/beta fold hydrolase yields MTDSHLTTPTRFAQVDGTQIAYRRWGNSNCSQPPVLLLQHFRGGMNHWDPLLTDGLAEGREVILYNGRGVASSSGTPRTRIEHMADDAAAFVRVLGLAQIDLLCFSLGGFQALDLTWRHPELVRKLMLLGTGPRGGDPEMEPPVLVAAPRPVPTFEDFLYLFFGRSAQAEQAARAFWQRRHQRIDQDPPSSQEVTKAQIEANMFYLSRLSEDDPFAYLRSIRQPVFILNGVHDVMIPTVNSFYMVRNLPNAQLFIYPDAGHAAQFQYPARFLQHAVQFLSE; encoded by the coding sequence ATGACTGACAGCCATCTCACTACGCCCACTCGTTTCGCACAGGTCGACGGCACGCAAATCGCCTATCGCCGCTGGGGCAACAGCAATTGCTCGCAGCCGCCTGTTTTGCTCTTGCAGCATTTTCGCGGCGGCATGAATCACTGGGACCCGCTGCTGACGGATGGCTTGGCCGAGGGGCGCGAAGTCATTCTTTATAACGGCCGCGGCGTTGCTTCATCCAGCGGCACACCGCGCACCCGCATCGAGCACATGGCCGATGACGCCGCGGCCTTTGTGCGTGTGCTGGGACTGGCGCAAATCGACCTGCTCTGTTTCTCGCTGGGTGGTTTCCAGGCGCTGGACCTGACCTGGCGCCATCCCGAACTGGTGCGCAAGCTGATGCTGCTGGGCACTGGCCCGCGCGGTGGCGATCCGGAAATGGAGCCGCCGGTGCTGGTTGCCGCGCCACGCCCGGTACCGACTTTCGAGGATTTCCTGTACCTGTTCTTCGGCCGGTCGGCGCAAGCCGAGCAGGCAGCGCGGGCATTCTGGCAACGTCGCCACCAGCGCATTGACCAGGACCCGCCTTCGTCGCAGGAGGTCACCAAGGCTCAGATCGAGGCAAATATGTTCTACCTGTCGAGACTGTCGGAAGATGACCCGTTCGCCTACCTGCGCAGTATCCGGCAGCCAGTCTTCATCCTCAACGGCGTGCACGATGTGATGATCCCGACGGTGAACTCCTTCTATATGGTCCGGAACTTGCCGAATGCGCAGTTATTTATTTACCCGGACGCTGGTCACGCCGCGCAGTTCCAGTACCCGGCGCGGTTCCTGCAGCATGCCGTGCAATTTCTGAGCGAGTGA
- a CDS encoding helicase: protein MIKFKFLLWAFAQLLKRQVKNNPACAQYVRGKHMLFQIRTASGVGRNYTVHQGRISSAAGLAANPAFTLSFRSARAGYKILSAKDSQAAFLRGLGSADLAISGDFQEVMWFQGLTAFLQPPRVVAPYDRTAFQVPVTSVVEQDK, encoded by the coding sequence ATGATTAAATTCAAATTCCTGCTGTGGGCGTTCGCACAGCTCCTGAAGCGACAGGTCAAAAACAATCCTGCCTGTGCGCAGTATGTCCGGGGCAAGCACATGCTGTTCCAGATCCGTACCGCTTCCGGCGTAGGGCGCAACTACACCGTCCACCAAGGCAGGATCTCGTCAGCGGCAGGACTGGCGGCAAACCCGGCGTTCACCCTGAGTTTCAGGAGTGCCAGGGCTGGATACAAAATCCTGTCGGCCAAGGACAGCCAGGCAGCTTTCCTGCGCGGATTGGGCAGTGCTGACTTGGCCATCAGCGGTGACTTCCAGGAAGTCATGTGGTTCCAGGGCCTGACTGCATTTCTGCAACCTCCAAGAGTGGTGGCACCTTACGACCGTACTGCATTTCAGGTTCCAGTAACATCAGTCGTGGAGCAAGACAAATGA
- a CDS encoding NADP-dependent oxidoreductase — MKAFIIERYGKKEIGRIADMPEPVLEEDDVLVDIHAAAVNVLDLKIRSGEFKLILPYRMPAILGHDVAGKVIRVGSHVQRFKPGDAVYARADDLRIGTFAEKIAVKESSLAHKPANLTMEEAASLPLVALTAWQVLVEIAKLERGQKVFIQAGSGGVGAIAIQLAKHLGAFVATTTSTDNIAWVKALGADLVIDYKKQDFESVLQDYDLVLNSQGNNELKNSLRILRRGGHLVSISGPPTPEFAVKQGLAWPLKQVLRLLSSGVRRKAKQLGITYTFLFMRADGAQLQNITSLIESGAMRPIVDRVFPFAATADALAYVATGRTKGKVVIKVR, encoded by the coding sequence ATGAAAGCCTTCATCATTGAACGCTATGGCAAAAAGGAAATCGGCCGGATTGCCGATATGCCGGAGCCAGTGCTGGAGGAAGATGATGTCCTGGTCGACATTCACGCAGCCGCCGTCAACGTTCTCGACCTTAAGATCAGGAGCGGCGAATTCAAGCTCATCCTGCCGTATCGCATGCCGGCGATACTGGGCCACGACGTCGCCGGCAAGGTGATCCGGGTCGGCTCCCACGTTCAGCGCTTCAAGCCGGGCGACGCCGTCTATGCGCGGGCCGATGATTTACGGATCGGCACGTTCGCAGAAAAAATCGCAGTCAAGGAAAGCTCGTTGGCGCATAAACCAGCGAACCTGACCATGGAAGAAGCCGCCTCGCTACCACTCGTTGCTTTGACTGCCTGGCAGGTCCTGGTCGAGATCGCCAAACTGGAAAGGGGCCAAAAAGTTTTTATTCAGGCAGGTTCGGGCGGAGTGGGCGCCATCGCCATCCAGCTGGCAAAACATCTTGGCGCTTTTGTCGCCACAACCACAAGCACCGACAATATCGCCTGGGTCAAGGCTCTGGGCGCCGATCTGGTCATTGATTACAAAAAGCAGGACTTCGAGTCCGTGCTGCAGGATTACGATCTGGTGCTCAACAGCCAAGGAAATAACGAGCTGAAAAATTCGTTACGGATACTAAGGCGCGGTGGTCATCTGGTATCCATTTCCGGCCCACCGACGCCAGAGTTCGCTGTGAAGCAGGGGTTGGCCTGGCCATTGAAACAGGTGCTACGCCTGTTGAGTTCTGGCGTCAGGCGCAAGGCCAAGCAGCTTGGTATTACCTACACGTTTCTATTCATGCGCGCTGATGGCGCCCAGCTGCAAAATATTACATCGTTGATCGAATCAGGCGCGATGAGGCCAATCGTTGATCGTGTATTTCCTTTTGCGGCAACCGCAGACGCATTGGCGTATGTAGCTACTGGCCGGACCAAGGGAAAGGTCGTCATCAAAGTCCGGTGA